Proteins encoded in a region of the Planococcus citri chromosome 1, ihPlaCitr1.1, whole genome shotgun sequence genome:
- the LOC135842674 gene encoding uncharacterized protein LOC135842674: MPIVNSCCICCSLRTGTIIILIVTILSTGYISVGNKLVEQLSLGFIKSMTKKIAVAYLVCALLGIFAVCVERAKFFIPVLIGHAVILIVYVGLTVLILFNGSAAKPTDKPLDLGSHIISTILQFYFFIVLYSYYQELTGKGE, from the exons ATGCCTATAGTGAATTCTTGTTGCATCTGTTGCTCCTTGCGAACGGGCACAATTATCATTTTAATCGTCACTATATTG AGCACTGGATACATTTCAGTAGGAAACAAATTGG tgGAACAGCTTAGCCTGGGATTTATTAAGAGCATGACGAAAAAAATCGCCGTGGCGTATTTGGTGTGCGCTTTGCTAGGAATTTTTGCTGTATGCGTG GAACGGGCGAAATTTTTTATACCGGTTTTAATAGGGCACGCGGTTATTTTGATCGTCTATGTAGGATTGACTGTGCTTATTTTGTTCAACGGGTCAGCTGCGAAGCCTACTGATAAACCATTGGACTTGGGTAGTCACATAATCTCAACTA ttttacaattttatttcttcatcgTCTTATACAGTTATTATCAAGAATTGACTGGAAAAGGAGAGTAA